Proteins found in one Sphaeramia orbicularis chromosome 8, fSphaOr1.1, whole genome shotgun sequence genomic segment:
- the phb gene encoding prohibitin 1, which produces MAKLFESIGKLGLALAIGGGVVNSALFNVDAGHRAVIFDRFRGVQDAVVGEGTHFLIPWVQKPIIFDCRSRPRNVPVITGSKDLQNVNITLRILFRPVSTQLPRIFTSIGEDYDERVLPSITTEVLKAVVARFDAGELITQRELVSRQVSEDLTERASTFGLILDDVSLTHLTFGKEFTEAVEMKQVAQQEAERARFVVEKAEQQKQAAIISAEGDSQAALLIANSLMEAGDGLVELRKLEAAEDIAFQLSRSRNVTYLPSGQGTLLQLPQ; this is translated from the exons ATGGCCAAGCTGTTCGAGTCTATTGGGAAGTTGGGGTTGGCCCTGGCCATTGGTGGAGGTGTGGTGAACTCTGCTTTATTTAATG TTGATGCAGGGCATCGGGCAGTGATATTTGACAGGTTCAGAGGGGTCCAGGATGCTGTTGTTGGTGAAGGGACCCACTTCCTCATTCCCTGGGTTCAGAAACCAATCATCTTTGATTGCCGTTCCCGCCCTCGCAACGTGCCTGTCATCACAGGCAGCAAAG ATCTGCAGAATGTAAATATCACATTGCGTATCCTCTTCCGGCCTGTGAGCACCCAGCTCCCACGTATCTTCACCAGTATTGGAGAAGACTATGATGAAAGGGTGCTGCCATCTATCACCACAGAGGTCCTGAAGGCTGTAGTG GCTCGATTTGATGCAGGTGAACTCATCACCCAGAGAGAGCTGGTGTCTCGGCAGGTCAGCGAAGACCTGACGGAAAGAGCCTCCACCTTTGGCCTCATATTGGATGATGTTTCACTG ACACATTTGACCTTTGGTAAGGAATTCACAGAGGCTGTTGAAATGAAGCAGGTGGCCCAGCAGGAGGCAGAAAGGGCCCGTTTTGTTGTAGAAAAG GCAGAGCAGCAGAAGCAGGCAGCCATCATCTCAGCAGAGGGAGATTCCCAGGCTGCTTTGCTCATTGCCAACTCCCTGATGGAAGCTGGTGATGGCCTGGTGGAGCTGCGGAAGCTGGAGGCAGCTGAGGACATTGCTTTCCAGCTGTCCCGCTCCCGCAACGTTACTTACCTGCCCTCAGGACAGGGCACGTTGCTCCAGCTGCCCCAGTGA